The DNA sequence CTGACCGGTCAGTTTCCATGGTAACTTGGCTCAAACGCACTTAATAGCGTTACTGAAACAGAAttgaatgaaaacaactgtGATTTACTGAAGTAAACCTggcttaaagggcaactccaaCACCTTTACACATCAAAGTATGTTTACAGGCTTAGAGGACACTTTACGTAATGTAATCGGTAAAAGCTGGCACCTgcattacccatgatgcaattTAGTTACCCTTTAAGAGATAAGCgtgctctctgtgtttgctgtcactGTTTCTCAGAAGCGAGGAGCTCATCACTTAGTGGAAacagaacatcttcatcttctcctaGCTGAGCCCCAGCAGGGGAGAAGGAACTCAtgctccatcacctccatcatgGCTGACTCTCACTCAGCTGTTACTTTGTGCACTGAGAGTGTAGCAAGCCAAGATGTGAGCTACAGTGCAAGTCCTGCTGACATTTGctataaaaaacatatttgtattaCACACGCACTCCTGACACGATGTGGTTAGTATCTTAGCTCTCTGGGGGAGGAACAACAAAGATCGCCAGGTGAAGGCACGATGGACAGTCATCCTATTAAATGACCAAGACGAGTGAGGCACTTTGCAGGACATCCAAAGCGTCCCACCTGCATGGCTTGTGGTCCTGCAGCACCGCGctgcatccccccccccctcaatTAATAAATCCATTCCATTTTCCAAATTAAACTTTGGCATTTTATATGatcacaggcaggcaggtacaCTCAGAAGAAATAATGAGGTGAAATTCAGGAGCAAAtcgaacataaaaacaaagccaaaggctataaatgaataaataaataaataactggtTCTCGTATATAAAGTCGTGTTTCATCACTTATTTTTgcttcacattttgttaattttatgTCATAAGATACACttgttgaaaattaaaaaagggaaatatttaCAGAAGTACATACTGCCACAAGCAACCCTTTATTTCAAACCTGTCTGTATCCAAAGCACCAAAGCtttctcacagcagacattttgacttgtgaTGCCTCGGAGAGAACAGGTGAAACTAATAACACTAATGAAGTTAAACAAGGCACACAGTACAGTGGGCAGCAGCAGTTAGAGCTACTGACCACACACGCTGTGTTGAAATGTCTCCTGTGAACTATTATCTGGATCCTGTTTGGTGTGCTACTGGGAAATATTGAGCTATCCACGCAATAATTAAAAGGCTTTGCGACAGCATAGTTCTTTAGGGTTGATTCTAGAACCACTGCAAACTtaccgtgcacacacacacacaaaacagctcCAGACCGTTGGAGAGGCTCAGCATGCACTTTACATCCCGCAGACCGGCCTTTGATtagcaccatggacagcagcCGCAGCTCATCATCGCTAAGATAGCAGTCTGCTCAAGCCACTGCAGCCTGATTACTCAAACTATTAAGCATCTGAAATAGATCTGGCCAGCCTGCATTAAGAAATCAACACAAAAGGTGGCTGACAGCATGACGgtaagaatagaaaaaaaaggcattaagAAAACCATCATCACATTGTTTACTTCAACTTGTGAGAGAAATgggagcaaaaaacaaagtggtgctttatatttttgtgtatttagtgcagtatttacagtttgtttcaggtGCCCTTAAATGACCCCAAAATCTTGCAGGTTTGAAGCTTGTCCCAGGGGaaaattttactgctcaaagcttgctcCTTTATGGCTATGGAGCCGTAAAGGAGCTCAatgagagttctcatttcagtctcgttgtagtcttttttggtctgaaacatttctcatttctttcttctaaaattccttaggagcaataggtgagacttgagactttaccGCTTAAACCTCGCTCCTTTCCAGCACTGGggagacattctgaaacttcagtgagagcttgatgagatctcctttgaaactCACAGGGAGCccaagttgagattttctgcacctgtttctcaggagaaacaattgagaaacaggagaaatcagccacagcctcactttggtcTCACATGCTGCAGCATCCCATGCTAGTGACCAGCATACCAGCAcctaaacacaacatatgctggtcttgctggtcaCCAGCTATGCTGGTTTATACTGGTTTTCCCAGCAGGGAGTAAGAATGATTGACTGCTCCTTATCATTTGCATATTGCAAGGTGTTGAATTCATACTGagaacaaatagggggcagccTACCACCAGAATAATGGTGGTGGGTAACTGCTGATAACTGTAGCTtccattagctagttagcttggttaacaaagtgtctgctaaatgtaaatgtaatgtaacatagCACCTTTAATACAATCCCTCATTCACCAGGCAGTGGCCAAACGTTATCACAGACACAGTAGTGTACAATTTGCAACAAATGAAAGGTTTACATTGCTACGGATTGAAATACCGGGTCCCACTCCATACTGAAAACTGTCAGTGATTAACTTATAATGGTTGGCTAGTAGTCTGCTAGTCAGCCATTCTAAATCCAACCTACGGGCCCAGCACTCAGCAAAGTCATTAACAACACTGCTCCGCTCCACACTCCTGGCTCTGCTGTGCTCTACTGAGGATATTTGAACCAATGAGTCTCTCTTGTCTCATGCTGCTTTTTTCAGTTACTCAATATCAACTTGAGCTCAGAGAATAcatatcaacagagtgtgatgCAGAACCGTATAGGCTTTTATTTACCTTTGACAGATTTGTTCACACTATAAAAATCAGAATTTATTGCAATTACAAACTTAATAGCTATTTGACTATTAACAAACAAGGAAATACTTTActattgtttttcataataacaATACCTTAACAAATAGTTCAAAAAGGATTTCATTATCTGTTAATagtaaaactaaattaattattaattaagcCTACACTAATGGTTACTTTGAAGGCTGCATGGAACAATCAATGCGCAACAAAGCCCACCTACGACAAGCTTAGGGCAAAAAATTGCCTTCCTACGTGGGGCCCCAACAGCTTGTCATGTTTATGTCAGTGTTAAATTGCtttcaaacaatatttttaGGTTTCACAATAGAAAATAAGGTTTGGAGCTGAAAAATTACAACTCAGAGGAAACCAGTTTCACCCTGTTGAATTTTCAATCTTTTGGGATCCAGTATGCACACAAATTATGCCTAAAGCATCTGCCATACCATTTGTACTATAATAAATCTGATGATATTACATCATTGCGTGAGGTGTAACAAATCAACAAGCAAAACTGCATTATGGCAATATTGGGTTTTATGATTTTTACATCAATTTAATTCAGTACCTGTCATGTATTCGATTTACTGGACTCTTCTCTGGTAACTTTCCCGCAAGTTTCTCAAAtgatttttagaaaatgtactgtatttacaTCATATTACCACCACAATATGTAATGCATAAACATTACTAGAGATTTTTGCCCATACCACCCACTCATTAACTTCCTGTGTACACTATGTACAGGAATTCAATTTCACTTTTGGTATTGCTGTGCCTTAATTTGGCAAATTACAAAGCTGCTTCCTGTGTGTCCCCCCACCCTACCAGACACAGTGAACCATTTTGAAAACCCATTTATTCACCTATTCAAGCCAagttcacattttctttttctccgtCGCCGCTGTGACTATGGGTTAAAGGCAGTGGACATCAGGGCATGTCCagaaactaaacacacaaaaggaagaaaaaaaaaatctagttaAAACAAGAGGGCTGCAACAAATGTggaatcaataaaaaataaaaataaaaaacacattcagaagaCTTTACAGGAGTTCATTTAATCCCAAGGATTTCTGGGgaaagctgcagaggaggagctcATACAAACACTTGACTGTACATACAGATTTACATCGTGTGGGGACATGATGTATGGTCTTGCCTGGCAAGCCCACCTCTGGATCAGGCAGTATTCTGTACAACAAACTGCAGAGGTGGAGGCTGCATCCCAACTCTGCACCTGCATTGAGTTTGAATCCGAGGGCTTCACTGAACAAGGCTTGTTCCAGGGGGCCTACAGAGTTAAGTTAGCATAACCATTCACAGAGCGCCATCTCATCAACTGTTAACCTGGTCATACAATATACTCTATTActatttatttcataatgacATAAAATTTGGAATGCAGACTGCACTGTAGGCAAACTGGAACGGCATCATATTaacttttcagtcatttaaatgcAAACTCATCAGGCTGCGAGGCTGGGATGTAGACTGAAATCACAGCAGAAAGGAGAACTTGCATCAATTTTATTCTACAGAATGTTTTGACTTTCTCTGCAAAATGTTTCTGCATCTGTTCCTCAGACAGGGGCACAAAGACAGAATGGCATCACCATTCTTGCATCTGAACTGTGTTGTGGCGAGGCACAGGGCTGAGCTGCCTGCGTTACAACATGTGTCCCTTGATTTTGTAAAACCAAACTTTGTTCtgataataaaatcaaaagcatgaaaaataaaatgaaagtttatATATATAACTCTTTCAGGTCCATTTAATGTATGACTGGCGAGTTTCCTCATTCCTCTTCGCTCTCGTCTCCGTGCTCCATGTCTTCCTCTCCATTAGCTTTGGAATCTGTTCTGTTGCCTGGATCCTCTTCCTCGTCTGCATGTTCCTCCTTGTCttcttccattttctcctccatcgccgcctcctcctcctcttcctcccaatTCTgaggaacaaaaataaactttagaGTTGGGCAAGTATTTTGCTGAAAACAAGTATCGTGTAcagataatgtattttttaagaGTAAAAACACcaagtaaaatgtgtcaatatcccaatatccctcTGGAAGAATTCTCACTGGGTAGCTGACtgaagtttattcattcatgtccataaaaaaaaaaacccttgctCTGTAAATTGTTCTTACTCCTGTGATCTAACCACATTGATCTTAAGTTCAGCTCAGTTCTGAGGCAGTTCAGTTAATAGTTTTTGAAAAATTTTGAAAAAGAGTTACTTCTGATCAGCCCATGTCCGTTTTTGGcttgaattaattaattcctCAGTTAATTCCCACCATTTTTTGGTCAGACATCACCCTTCCAGTTGAAGCATGCACGTTCTGAGTACAGATCAAGACAATATGATTGGTTGAACAGATGTAAATACAAATTCGGACAACTGTGGACTCAGTCATCCCCAACATCCATCTTGGTGCTCTACATAAAAACTGGACAGTCGTTTGTGGACATGCACCAGTTTACAGGGCAAACGTCACTTGTTAGCCAGGACTCTCATCTGTTGCAGTATTGCGTCAGCTCTTATTTAGATCATAAAAGTGCACGCTCAGTCTGGCAACTTACATCAGAGTCATGATCCGGAAGACCTTCATCACCAGAGGCCTCATCTTCATCAGATGATTCTGTAAAGGgcacacaaaaggaaaacaaaatccatCAGCTGATGCTGCAAAACTGTTTCCATTACATCAGTGGTTGCACAAGCCCTCCCTCATGAGAAAcaagtgaggggaaaaaagaaaggacaaaGCCCCtcatgctttcacttgtttatACATTTCATGCAAGAGGCGGCGCATATTTGCATTTCAATACCATGGCGGGGCCATTTGGTTATGACAACAATACCAActgtgtggaggagggagggatgtcAATATGATTTGCTGAGGCTATCTGCCCCATCAGGTCAACCAGGCACCATCTGCTGCAAACACTCACCGGCAGACCTCAGATATCACtgaatattgtattgtatatcaTAACTTAATACACTTGTATGATGTTGAACAGAAAAATGAGGCCGATGTTGTACAGAAAAGAGTGAGAATATCACTGTGGACTATGAGCATGATGTTATGCTCTGGCAAACCCAACAGCTTACGCAGTGTGGACAATGGTTACAGTTTTGATGCAGGCCAACTGACATTAAAAACCTATTTGACAAATGATAGATGTATTCACTGGACAGAGTAAACAATGGAATGGGTCAATCTGAGGGACTGTTACCATTATTGTAACATGCAACCAGCACTTCAATGAGAAAAATTGCTTAATCGTGTTGCTTATTTTATAGATCATCATAACAGGAACAGTTTCCTAGCTGGCAGCCCTATTGTCTGcatcacatttacagtatatacaccTAAACATAATCCTGTATTTTTACAGACCTATCTGCAGCTCTTCTAATTATACTAATACCAGCTCATGATTCATAGTGATTAATTAATGTACAATGAATGGCCACACAGGCAACAACCACAGCAATCAAAGATCACAACAATCATTCACAAGTGACCGATCAATTAACCACACTCAGTGATGCTGTGCATGCTGCTCACACAACTTGGCTTTACTGTTTTACTAGATTGATAACTCTGAAACTTCCCGTCAGGTTCCCATGTTGGTCCCATAATAAGTGTACAGCAGCATCCACCCTGACTGTAACAGCCTCCTGTTCATTAGCTTTTTCAGAATGAACCTTCACATCCTGGACCACTGACGGGTAGAGGACCTCAAAGCGCAGCTTAATTATTTCCTGAAAGCCAATTTTCTATGTGGTTCAATAAAGCGTTTTATACAGTACGGTAATGAGAAATGAGAGTGAACAGAGCGGGGCCTTGTTGTTCTGCTCAAAAGGGAGGATCTGAACGCTGCCGGTcaggttgccaggcaacaggAGTCATGTTTGCGTGCTGTGCATCACCAAGAGTGGCTGCATGATGGGCAACACAGCCTTCATAAATCTTAACTGATTCAGTGCAGTCTTTGAGAGCAGTCCTGAATGACTTAAGGTGAACTGACAAGATTATGAATGCCAGTCAAAACAATAGTGTCAAGATCGCTGCCTGACCACAGTGACCTGTTGCACTGCAGCAGGCATAAGGATTCACTCCAGTCAATCATTCatccaaaatataaaactgatgaagcagagacagaaataaaatgtctgtCAGCTGCTACTCACTGCTCATCAGACTCACTCACTGGGACTCAGACTGACTGAGATTCTTAACATGACATTTAAGGGACCAAAGAAATTGCAGAGCCTCCAACAAGGACAGCTGGGAAATGCAAGATTAGTAAGACTGAACATGAACAAAGAAACTACAAATGGAACACTTACCCTCCTCATACACCAGCTTGGCTGTATGGTCAACATCTGtaactgtgttgctgctgtcacttGTCGCCACCTAGTGGAATAAGGAAAGATGTGTCAGATCCAGTGGAAGATTCGCTCAGAAACTATCCTTTTCAGTCACTTGTCAATTAAATGCAtcttcacataaaaacaatgcaaacagtGTCATGATTtgttgaacaaaaaacacacgatttaaaaaaactcacacaAGAGTCATCAAATGTTGTTGTGCTATTTAAATGCTTGCTAACATGTTTATCAGCCCAGCCCTCAGGGCCCACAGGGTCTACCCAGTCATGTCATCACACACCAGATCCAATTACGGCCTGGACATTTTCATGACCACTTAACAGGATTAGGTCTGTAAAAGCAGAGGTGGAGCTAAGACCTTGATGTGCATTCTTTGTGAAAGAAGTATAAATACAGATCCTGTGAAATCACATCCGTGGCCAGGGACGCCACCAACAGTGACTTCATTTGTGCAAATAGATAGAAATTGTCAAGATAATGCATCATACCCAGGCTGTGGTTTTATATAGCAGGTTGATGATTCTGAAATTGCACTGGGACCATATCCATCTGTTTCTGAAATCATTGTCTCGATGTTAAATCACACAGGCAATCTGAACTTGACGCATGTCTAGGATGCTGATTTTGGAGACATCGCTAGACCTTTTATAGAAGATATCACTGTTCACCTTGTCAGTGTGTAtatgaaaaaaagttgtgaaGTATCAACATTTTGGAACATTATTGTTCTTGCTGGAAAGGTGTAGCTGAGGGCTGATGTGGAAAGCACAGGTCTAAACTGAAGGTTTAAACTGAACAAGGTGAAAGACTGCCAAGGCAGTGCATTGTAGTGAGTAGTTCTATACTTGATGGCTCAGTGTATAGTAAACATCATCATACAAGGGAAAAGCATTAACCTTCATCACCATCTGGCAAATATCTGACACCAATTCCCCTCACTCTTCCATAGTCAGGTTCcaaacagagagctgagggACATTTACTTGGCGAATGTTTGGCTTGGCACCACAACATCATCAGGCAGGGGATACAAGAATCCCTTCCACCTACCTATTACATCAGAGTCTCATTTAAAAACGCTTAAAAACAAAGGCAGCGTGATTATTTCTATACAAGAGGACACCTACCTGCGTCATTAGGAGATACAGTTTCCCATGCAGCTTTGTTAGCTTGTGGAACATCTTCACTCTGCTCTCAATCATGTGATAAAGCACTCCCAGCTGGGTAACAAGGTCTGGCAGCTGTTGGGTACACAGATAGATCAGCCGAGggtaaaaacatttcagcagcacAAAACACCCAAACAAGTCAACACTTTAAGATGAGATGAAACTTTGCTAAGGTACACCTTAGGTCAGCTAAATAGGCCGACCAAACTCCATATTTATCTACACAATGTCCCAGGTTAAGTTTATCTCTTGTTAAGAATAAATGGTCTGTATAGCCTTACAggtttgaaaaatgtcaaaatgttggCTTGCTGACGGGGCACTGGTTAAGGTCACAGGGTGcccaaaaaacaataaattaatgGACAATAAGCTACTAGATATGATAGTTTTGTCTTCATAATAGTCAATCACATAATGTTTGTGGTGTGGTGGAGCTAATGACTGCAATTAAATATGAATGTCAACAAAGGGAAGCGATATTCACAAAAGGCTGCTGGATGTTTATATGCTTTCGCTGCTCAAAGGAAGCATACATGGTCTGTATTGACTGTTGAGAGCCTAAAGAGCACATCTGTGTGGAAGTCATTTCAGGACATCAAGCAAGCATCAACAAACTGGAGTCTGAGGGCCTTATATCAGCAGTCGAGACAGAGTGTGATCCAAGTGGAAAGTGGACTCACCGATGCCAGGTATGATGTGTGATGCATAAGAACAGCCTTGAGCCACCGCACCATTAAAACAGCCCTGTGTGAAAGGAACAAATGTATATGCTGTGAATAGGGTGCCTGATTGTAAAAATCAATTCTACAATTGAAAATCAGCAGGTCTGACATAAGTCTTTGTAACTAATGTAATATCTACATACATAAGCAAATACTCAGAGTTGTTCTGCCAAGCCTCAACTTACGTAAAAGGGTGCCCTTGAAGTCTCTTTGTGATCTacagaaaaagagataaaaagacAGGTTTAAACCTGAAGTAAATCATTGAACACTTACCCCAACGTCACTTCGAAATCCTGAGTGTGACAGAAGatctgggcttttttttaaaaaattcataaaaaacaaacaaagaaaaaaaaaaaacacatcttgagATATTCATCATCATGAATATCATATCATGGAAAACTGGCGCTCACCTCTTCTACCAAAGGTAAAACGGCAGGTAGGGGTAACCGAGCCACTGTCTTCTTTATCACCATCTCTTTGCGAGTCTGAAAAACTTTCTGTTGGagggacaaagaaaacaacaattttgaCAATTTTAGATAGAGGGTCATGATGACACCTAGGTGAGCTTAATAAGACTTTCAGAcgtggtttaaaaaaaatgttctgggGTTGAATTGAAATTTCAGTTCTTGCTGATAgtacatttgcattttacacCTTTTAAATGGATAAAGCACAATCTttgcaaaaacaaatcacttcGGTTTTTGATCTTGCTaaactgaatgtttcatttcagagcCCACACTGAGATGAAAACTTACATTTAGGATGTTGGCATCGCTGCTCTCCAGGCCCTGTACCAGCAGCACTGCAAAATTGTCCGTCTGTAAAGACACCGTCCCTTTAGGAGCTCCCCTCCCCTTGGAAACTGAAGACAGATCGATTTCACCTATTCGCTCTGCTATCGACATCTACAGGAAACAGAGGGATTTTAGGTGGACAGGAATCAGCTGATATCTGCTCACACACTTTATATCTATCCAATGTACAGTTTTATCACCTCATCACATACAATAAGTCTGGGGGTACAAAAAGCCAAATGGAAACATAACATCACTTTTAACATATTATGTGAACATATCAGTAGAATTGACTTCAAAGTTCTTCActacagtaaactgaatgtgtAATGTAAAGTACAAGTGAAGTACATTAATGAAGATGTGTCCAAAATAAAGAGTGAATTGATGAAATCAAAATGCTCTTACATCTAAATCTGTGTCCCTATTATCACATCTGAGAAGGATTATCTACTCGATGTTCATTAGTGATATGTGACTCATACCTGTACCAACACTTGGTGCCAACATTTTGGTTATCATGAAAACGTTAAGAGTCTGCACCAACAAGTCGCCAGACAACAAAAAGAAGCGGTGagccactgttttgtttatcttcatCAACACAGTACCCACCTCTTTGGTGTCTgcatcttttttcctcttctctaaTCCCTGTGCCGTCCCCTTGACTGGGGCCTGATGACCAGGAAGGCCTGGGACCAACACTTTGCTATTGGTGTTCACAATGGGAGTTTTCACCTggaacaggaaattaaaaatcatgttttcatcctTAGTCACATCTAtaggcaggaacacaccggcccaaccacTGCatgtctgaagcgtttggagagacttGGACGAGGgcgggaacaaatatgttcggtgtgttcagctgtgttggaagcttttggagccGCTCGGATGCCGTCTGCTCCAAATCagcatgcgaagtctgaggaggtttgTTGTCAGatgtctgagccattggattctctgattggcggtgtgctagcaaatcagcgtggtgtgtgtgtatagtaaAGACAGTTGCATGCATAAACCCCTCGTCCAGCGTCTTTAACACTAGAGCCATccgcttattgcatcttgcacaagcgcagaacgtacacgctactgtggagctggcaccACGTCAtagcggtgtgttcaatgcaatttttttgccgaacgggtcagacaaaaggcaacagagtggtccGAGGGTGGttggataaggcagttggacgtctgggcAGTGTGTAGGGGCCTTAAAGGTTACCTACAGTGTGCATGGATTTGAAAATAAGACCATACAAGGTCCAGAGAACATGCAAGCATGCAGAATACACCTATCTAAACTgaatcatatttaaaaaaaaaaaagtaataactGATACCTTAGAAACTGCGGTTTCAATTGAAAGGGATAAGCTGGTCTGAACATCCCGGGTCAAACAGATGTGTCTCTCTGATGTGTTGATCTCCTGTAAATGGGAGGAAGGAGCAGGgcagggagggaaaagaaagaaaagtttgacCACCACAGGCTTTTAAGACTAGTAATGCAAACATTATTTATCTGAAACTACTAACGATGGATGGTGTCCATCttcaattttaaaaattcaCTACTGAAGAATTAGggatgcattttattttcaccaAAACCTGAACATAGTcaacataaaactgaatatATCATAAAGGAAGCTGTCACACATTTAGTATCACCATTTCCCTCGTGACTCATTAAGTAACTGTGCACCCAGTTGTCAATCATAGACATCAATATGTCTGTAGTGACCGACCAATTATTGGCCACCGATATATCGGGCCCGATAGAACGGCCCAATTTCTACCGGGGGTTCTATCGTGTCGGTGAAATGTTGTGTCAAAAGTGTGACAATGACAAAAGCACTGGTGgtgtactgatttattttgtccagtaGGGTGCGCTGAGCTCAGCCAGAGACTTTGGCTCGGctcacatttcagtgaagtcCCTCAGACACTGGCTGACAGCAGGTTGTTTATCTGgatttgtttattgatttttatttatttattgaaagttCTGCTacattattaattttatttttgattgtatGCCAATCTGCACTTTTTCTCAGCTTGACGGAAcaagttcaaatgttaaatgtcatttaaaaaaaagtttgttaaatgttaacAGAATAAAGACATTGGTTTAAGAAATCTGTACTACTGTCACTGTACTATTGCATAATCATATCGGTGCAAAATCTATGCACAATCCAAgccttgttttcatttcagctcaaaAACTCACTATATCGTTCGCATATCGGCTGTCGGTGATTGCACCCCCTGTAATATCGGCTTTCATTATCGGTTGGACACTATGTCTCTGTGAATCTTGCTTGATTTCAAATAAAGCTCCATTTTGTTCTAAATACAATAGTTTTGTTCAAAAACAGGTCCTATATATCCAACATATGGACTACCAGTGAGTTACATTACACATTCAGTTTACAGATATTTTTGGGTAATGTTTAACAATTTTTATGTCCAATCTTTTTTCTactctttttcacacacaccagaaaaatGTGCTCTAAATGTGGAGGAGACAGTACATTATATCAACTGGTCAAAATATGACTGCTCATATAAATCTATATGATGGTCTAACCCTAGTAGAGAGAGACTGTGCATTTATGCATCCTTTTGTGTACTCACCACTTTCTCCATGACAGGCTGTAGGTGGTTGCCATAGGCCAGCAATATGCTCCGTGTATCCGCTCCGAGgccagcagccagcagtggGATGGGGACTGGAGAGTCCTTTGTGTCAGACATCTGCACCGTACATGAGGGTGACATGGGCTTCTTACAGGGCCTGTAGGGACAGATGTTTAGATAGGCCACAAGCATACAAGTATgcaacactgaagaaaatgtaTAAGATGAGATTTATTATCCAACAATAGGATGCCACACGACACACTTCAGAGGGAGAAGCAGTGCAATTGTTAATCAACGCCCA is a window from the Acanthopagrus latus isolate v.2019 chromosome 16, fAcaLat1.1, whole genome shotgun sequence genome containing:
- the wdr43 gene encoding WD repeat-containing protein 43, producing MAAGGGSSSLQLPCVFSPKSRQYLALCAQDGRLRIWNTDSKTLHQEYVPSAHLSATCICITWGPCRTVKEGPQRKKRKSEAGQVEEKADLLAMGTAAGTVLIYSTAKGSLHCTLDGGHSGAVNCVQWHPEDSILYSGSDDTNIVEWDLQTGKTRSKWKADRAAVTSLAVSPDGKLLLSAGQVIKMWDLDTKEVYRKFTGHSTAVTTLCFATTRPPDSNGLYFLSGAAHDRLLSVWQVREDGKDKNSVVSFTLTDEPQHIDLVTSNSKEEALRMAVVCKDGQLHLFEHFLNGPCKKPMSPSCTVQMSDTKDSPVPIPLLAAGLGADTRSILLAYGNHLQPVMEKVEINTSERHICLTRDVQTSLSLSIETAVSKVKTPIVNTNSKVLVPGLPGHQAPVKGTAQGLEKRKKDADTKEMSIAERIGEIDLSSVSKGRGAPKGTVSLQTDNFAVLLVQGLESSDANILNKVFQTRKEMVIKKTVARLPLPAVLPLVEEITKRLQGHPFTAVLMVRWLKAVLMHHTSYLASLPDLVTQLGVLYHMIESRVKMFHKLTKLHGKLYLLMTQVATSDSSNTVTDVDHTAKLVYEEESSDEDEASGDEGLPDHDSDNWEEEEEEAAMEEKMEEDKEEHADEEEDPGNRTDSKANGEEDMEHGDESEEE